One window of Silurus meridionalis isolate SWU-2019-XX chromosome 9, ASM1480568v1, whole genome shotgun sequence genomic DNA carries:
- the nr2f6b gene encoding nuclear receptor subfamily 2 group F member 6b isoform X2: MAMVGGGWGNPNGSTNGLGEKGYLRGEEDESSPQAGNSDAEGGEDDKACVVDCVVCGDKSSGKHYGVFTCEGCKSFFKRSIRRNLSYTCRSNRECQIDQHHRNQCQYCRLKKCFRVGMRKEVQRGRIPPSHSGISPTSMVSAGGGGPGGPGMAGEFFNGQPAPELISQLLRAEPYPSSRYGAQCGQQLPGGHGSVMGIDSICELAARLLFSTIEWARNIPFFPDLPVSEQVALLRLSWSELFILNAAQSALPLHMAPLLAAAGFHASPMSAERVVSFMDQVRVFQDQVDKLTRLQVDSAEYSCLKAIALFSPDACGLTDPAHVESLQEKAQVALTEYERMQYPTQPQRFGRLLLRLPSLRAVPANLISQLFFMRLVGKTPIETLIRDMQLSGSSISWPYVPGQ, encoded by the exons ATGGCCATGGTGGGTGGGGGATGGGGCAACCCTAATGGGAGCACCAATGGCCTAGGGGAGAAGGGCTACCTGCGGGGGGAGGAAGATGAGAGCTCTCCCCAGGCAGGGAACAGCGATGCCGAAGGCGGAGAGGATGACAAGGCCTGCGTGGTGGACTGCGTGGTGTGCGGCGACAAGTCCAGTGGGAAGCATTACGGTGTCTTTACCTGCGAGGGCTGCAAGAGTTTCTTCAAAAGGAGCATCCGCCGCAACCTTAGCTACACGTGCAG atCAAATCGAGAATGTCAGATTGATCAGCATCATCGCAACCAGTGTCAGTACTGCCGTCTGAAGAAATGCTTTCGTGTGGGCATGAGAAAAGAAG TCCAGCGTGGACGCATTCCTCCATCACACTCAGGTATCAGCCCAACCTCAATGGTCTCGGCTGGAGGAGGTGGGCCAGGAGGCCCAGGCATGGCTGGTGAATTTTTCAATGGCCAGCCAGCACCTGAGCTTATCTCACAGCTCCTGAGAGCTGAACCCTACCCTAGCAGCCGCTATGGAGCTCAGTGTGGTCAACAGTTGCCTGGTGGCCACGGCTCCGTCATGGGCATCGACAGTATATGTGAGCTGGCTGCCCGACTCCTCTTCAGCACCATCGAGTGGGCTCGGAACATTCCCTTCTTCCCTGACTTACCAGTCTCGGAGCAAGTGGCCCTGCTGCGCCTCAGTTGGAGTGAACTGTTCATCCTTAATGCAGCACAATCAGCTCTGCCTCTACACATGGCCCCCCTGCTGGCTGCTGCTGGCTTTCACGCTTCCCCCATGTCTGCTGAGCGTGTTGTCTCCTTCATGGACCAGGTGCGTGTCTTCCAGGACCAGGTGGATAAACTTACACGACTACAGGTGGACTCTGCTGAATACAGCTGCCTCAAAGCCATAGCTCTCTTTTCACCAG ATGCATGTGGACTGACAGACCCAGCGCACGTGGAGAGTCTGCAGGAGAAGGCTCAGGTGGCTCTGACTGAATACGAACGCATGCAGTATCCGACTCAACCGCAGCGCTTTGGTCGCCTCCTTCTCCGCCTGCCCTCACTGAGAGCTGTTCCAGCAAACCTCATATCTCAGCTCTTCTTCATGCGACTGGTGGGCAAGACGCCCATCGAGACACTCATTCGAGACATGCAACTCTCTGGCAGCTCCATTAGCTGGCCTTACGTGCCTGGACAGTAG
- the nr2f6b gene encoding nuclear receptor subfamily 2 group F member 6b isoform X1 — translation MAMVGGGWGNPNGSTNGLGEKGYLRGEEDESSPQAGNSDAEGGEDDKACVVDCVVCGDKSSGKHYGVFTCEGCKSFFKRSIRRNLSYTCRSNRECQIDQHHRNQCQYCRLKKCFRVGMRKEAVQRGRIPPSHSGISPTSMVSAGGGGPGGPGMAGEFFNGQPAPELISQLLRAEPYPSSRYGAQCGQQLPGGHGSVMGIDSICELAARLLFSTIEWARNIPFFPDLPVSEQVALLRLSWSELFILNAAQSALPLHMAPLLAAAGFHASPMSAERVVSFMDQVRVFQDQVDKLTRLQVDSAEYSCLKAIALFSPDACGLTDPAHVESLQEKAQVALTEYERMQYPTQPQRFGRLLLRLPSLRAVPANLISQLFFMRLVGKTPIETLIRDMQLSGSSISWPYVPGQ, via the exons ATGGCCATGGTGGGTGGGGGATGGGGCAACCCTAATGGGAGCACCAATGGCCTAGGGGAGAAGGGCTACCTGCGGGGGGAGGAAGATGAGAGCTCTCCCCAGGCAGGGAACAGCGATGCCGAAGGCGGAGAGGATGACAAGGCCTGCGTGGTGGACTGCGTGGTGTGCGGCGACAAGTCCAGTGGGAAGCATTACGGTGTCTTTACCTGCGAGGGCTGCAAGAGTTTCTTCAAAAGGAGCATCCGCCGCAACCTTAGCTACACGTGCAG atCAAATCGAGAATGTCAGATTGATCAGCATCATCGCAACCAGTGTCAGTACTGCCGTCTGAAGAAATGCTTTCGTGTGGGCATGAGAAAAGAAG caGTCCAGCGTGGACGCATTCCTCCATCACACTCAGGTATCAGCCCAACCTCAATGGTCTCGGCTGGAGGAGGTGGGCCAGGAGGCCCAGGCATGGCTGGTGAATTTTTCAATGGCCAGCCAGCACCTGAGCTTATCTCACAGCTCCTGAGAGCTGAACCCTACCCTAGCAGCCGCTATGGAGCTCAGTGTGGTCAACAGTTGCCTGGTGGCCACGGCTCCGTCATGGGCATCGACAGTATATGTGAGCTGGCTGCCCGACTCCTCTTCAGCACCATCGAGTGGGCTCGGAACATTCCCTTCTTCCCTGACTTACCAGTCTCGGAGCAAGTGGCCCTGCTGCGCCTCAGTTGGAGTGAACTGTTCATCCTTAATGCAGCACAATCAGCTCTGCCTCTACACATGGCCCCCCTGCTGGCTGCTGCTGGCTTTCACGCTTCCCCCATGTCTGCTGAGCGTGTTGTCTCCTTCATGGACCAGGTGCGTGTCTTCCAGGACCAGGTGGATAAACTTACACGACTACAGGTGGACTCTGCTGAATACAGCTGCCTCAAAGCCATAGCTCTCTTTTCACCAG ATGCATGTGGACTGACAGACCCAGCGCACGTGGAGAGTCTGCAGGAGAAGGCTCAGGTGGCTCTGACTGAATACGAACGCATGCAGTATCCGACTCAACCGCAGCGCTTTGGTCGCCTCCTTCTCCGCCTGCCCTCACTGAGAGCTGTTCCAGCAAACCTCATATCTCAGCTCTTCTTCATGCGACTGGTGGGCAAGACGCCCATCGAGACACTCATTCGAGACATGCAACTCTCTGGCAGCTCCATTAGCTGGCCTTACGTGCCTGGACAGTAG